TCGGCAAGAACGAAACGTTGAACGCCTACTACTCGACTGTCGGCCCGGGCGTCAATTCGAAGCTGGCTGATTCGACGATCTTCACGACCCCGGTCACGAAGCTGTTCGTCACGAAGGACATCTACGCGAACGCTGCGTCGGGCGCCTTCCTGCCGGCTCGTGCGACCGTGATCGACCAGTCGTTCTCCCAAACGCTGATTCCGGAACCGGCCACGATGGCTCTGGCCGGCATGGGCGGCGTCGCGATGGTGACCTTGCGTCGCCGTCGCAGCTAACGACCCTGTCGAGCAGCTAACGAATGGCTGCTGTTTGCATGAACCCCCGTCGGGCGAATGCGAGATCGCCTGACGGCGGCAATAACCGCTGAGCGGATTCAACGCGGCGGGATGACTTTCGAGTCGTCCCGCCGCTTGTTTTATGCGCTGCCGCGCCGGGCTGCGAACGTTGTTCGGCAGCTATTATCAAATGCATTTACCACGGAGAACACAGAGGAATACGAGAACGGGCGAAGGCCTTCAATCTTTCCCTGTGCTCTCTGTGCTCTCTGTGTACTCTGTGGTTAAGGGGTAAAACGCTAGCCATTTCATGAATGGCAGTATCTGAGGCATAGAGACTGGCGAGCAAAAACCGCAGTCTAACGCCCCAGCAGCCGATCAACGGCCGCTCCAATATCCGCTTCGCGCATCAGCGATTCGCCCACTAGAATCGCGTTCACGCCCGCGGCGTGCAGCCGTTCGACGTCGGCGTGCGTCTTGATGCCGCTCTCGCTCACCATAACGCATTCCGCCGGAATCCCCGGCCGCAAGCGGAGCGTATGCTCGAGGTCGACCTTGAACGTCCGCAAGTCGCGATTGTTGACGCCAATCAGCGTGGCGCCCGCCTCCAGCACCCGCGGCAAATTCTCGGGATCGTAGATCTCAACGAGCGGCGTCATCCCCAATTCGATGATCTCGTTGTGCAGCTTCCGCAGATTGCAATCGTCGAGGCACTCGGCGATCAGCAGCACGGCGTCGGCCCCTGCCGCACGGGCTTCGACGACCTGGTACGAATCGAGAACGAAGTCTTTCCGCAGGATCGGCAACCCCACGCTCGCCCGCACGGCCTTCAGGTAATCCAAGTGGCCCTGGAAATGGGGCTCGTCGGTAAGAACGCTCAGGCAACTCGCCCCATGACGCTCGTAGGTTTGGGCGATTGCAACCGGATCGAAATCCTCGCGAATGACGCCGGCCGACGGGCTGGCCTTCTTCACCTCGGCGATCAGGCGGATGGCGCCTGGCTTCGCGAGCGCGGCGAAGAAATCGCGTACCGGCGGGGCGGACGCCAACTGGCGGCGGA
This sequence is a window from Lacipirellula parvula. Protein-coding genes within it:
- the trpC gene encoding indole-3-glycerol phosphate synthase TrpC; this encodes MTDTVLDRIVAMKRREIAAARDRVSETELRRQLASAPPVRDFFAALAKPGAIRLIAEVKKASPSAGVIREDFDPVAIAQTYERHGASCLSVLTDEPHFQGHLDYLKAVRASVGLPILRKDFVLDSYQVVEARAAGADAVLLIAECLDDCNLRKLHNEIIELGMTPLVEIYDPENLPRVLEAGATLIGVNNRDLRTFKVDLEHTLRLRPGIPAECVMVSESGIKTHADVERLHAAGVNAILVGESLMREADIGAAVDRLLGR